The following are encoded together in the Oceanobacillus zhaokaii genome:
- the accA gene encoding acetyl-CoA carboxylase carboxyl transferase subunit alpha: MKHILEFEKPIINLKEKISELKKFTSESELDLSEEITTLEKRLAELEADVYGNLKPWDRVQMARHPERPTTMDYVEQIFTNFIEFHGDRYFGDDEAIIAGIAYYRDQPVTVIGHQRGKDTKENIRRNFGMPHPEGYRKALRHMKQAEKFNRPIICFIDTKGAYPGKAAEERGQSEAIARNLMEMAGLTVPIICIVIGEGGSGGALALGVGDHLHMLENSTYSVISPEGAAALLWKDAGQAKRAAETMKITAYDLKQLHVIDQIIPEARGGAHRDVKQQADYIDLVINQSLEQLSKYTKDELLEKRWEKYKVMGEFQQL, from the coding sequence ATGAAGCATATTTTAGAATTTGAGAAGCCAATCATTAATTTAAAAGAGAAAATATCTGAGTTAAAGAAATTCACTTCTGAAAGTGAACTTGATTTATCTGAAGAGATTACAACATTAGAAAAGCGATTGGCAGAGCTAGAGGCAGATGTCTATGGCAATTTAAAGCCATGGGATCGTGTACAAATGGCAAGGCATCCTGAACGTCCTACAACTATGGACTATGTGGAGCAGATTTTCACAAACTTTATTGAATTCCATGGCGATCGTTATTTTGGTGATGATGAAGCAATCATTGCGGGTATCGCTTATTATCGGGATCAACCTGTTACCGTTATTGGCCATCAACGCGGAAAAGATACGAAGGAGAATATTCGCAGAAACTTTGGTATGCCTCATCCTGAAGGGTATAGAAAAGCACTTCGCCATATGAAGCAGGCAGAGAAGTTCAATCGTCCAATAATATGCTTTATTGATACAAAGGGCGCATACCCAGGTAAGGCAGCAGAAGAACGTGGACAGAGTGAAGCAATTGCTAGAAACCTCATGGAAATGGCGGGCCTAACGGTTCCTATAATATGTATTGTTATTGGTGAAGGTGGAAGTGGAGGTGCGCTTGCTCTTGGTGTAGGTGATCATCTCCATATGCTTGAGAACTCTACTTATTCTGTAATCTCTCCAGAAGGTGCTGCTGCATTATTGTGGAAGGATGCTGGACAAGCAAAGAGAGCTGCTGAAACGATGAAAATTACTGCATATGATCTCAAGCAATTACATGTTATTGATCAGATTATTCCTGAAGCGAGAGGCGGAGCTCATCGCGACGTGAAGCAGCAGGCAGACTATATTGACCTCGTAATAAATCAGTCACTAGAACAGCTTTCTAAATACACGAAAGATGAGTTATTAGAAAAACGCTGGGAAAAATACAAAGTAATGGGTGAATTCCAACAATTGTAA
- a CDS encoding NAD(P)-dependent malic enzyme produces MGNLRDDALRLHKENLGKLAVQSKVPVLNAMDLSLAYSPGVAEPCMEIYNRSDTVYDYTMKGNMVAVVSDGSAVLGLGNIGPEAALPVMEGKSVLFKTFAGVDSFPICLATNDVDEIVRTVKLMEPTFGGINLEDIAAPNCFIIEERLKNEMNIPVFHDDQHGTAIVTVAGLINALKLVGKSFSEIKVVANGAGAAGIAIIKLLHSFGVRDIIMCDSRGAIFEGRTYRMNAVKEEVARITNRNKLEGSLDDILTGADVFIGVSVGDALTKNMVAKMNNDAILFAMANPNPEITPADAKDAGARVIGTGRSDYPNQVNNVLAFPGIFRGALDVRATRINEEMKVAAAEAIASLIPEEALHEEYVIPAPFDPRVAPIVAASVAKAAIKSGVARLNVDPESVAERTRTLASLEEN; encoded by the coding sequence ATGGGAAACTTAAGAGATGATGCTTTACGGTTGCATAAAGAAAATCTGGGAAAGCTGGCAGTACAGTCTAAGGTTCCTGTTCTAAATGCAATGGATTTAAGTTTAGCCTATTCACCAGGTGTTGCAGAACCGTGCATGGAAATATACAATCGAAGCGATACTGTATATGATTACACGATGAAGGGTAATATGGTTGCAGTGGTAAGTGACGGTTCTGCCGTTTTAGGATTAGGAAATATTGGTCCAGAAGCTGCGTTACCTGTTATGGAAGGGAAATCCGTTCTATTTAAAACATTCGCAGGTGTAGATTCGTTTCCGATTTGTTTAGCAACAAATGATGTCGATGAGATTGTGCGTACCGTGAAATTAATGGAGCCCACTTTTGGCGGCATCAATTTAGAAGATATTGCTGCACCGAATTGCTTTATCATTGAGGAAAGATTGAAGAACGAAATGAATATACCCGTTTTTCATGATGATCAGCATGGTACTGCGATTGTTACTGTTGCAGGATTAATTAATGCATTAAAACTTGTAGGTAAGTCATTCTCCGAGATAAAAGTAGTCGCCAATGGGGCCGGAGCAGCAGGTATTGCCATCATAAAACTTTTACATAGCTTCGGTGTCAGGGATATCATCATGTGTGATTCGCGTGGTGCGATTTTTGAAGGAAGAACTTACCGAATGAACGCAGTGAAGGAAGAAGTAGCAAGAATTACGAATCGGAATAAGCTTGAGGGCAGCTTGGATGATATTTTAACTGGTGCAGATGTGTTTATTGGGGTATCTGTCGGTGATGCATTGACAAAGAATATGGTTGCGAAGATGAATAATGACGCAATTCTTTTTGCAATGGCAAACCCGAATCCAGAAATTACACCAGCAGATGCAAAGGATGCTGGTGCAAGAGTAATTGGTACAGGGCGATCTGATTATCCGAACCAAGTGAATAATGTCCTTGCGTTTCCAGGAATATTCCGAGGTGCTTTAGATGTTCGGGCAACTAGAATTAATGAAGAAATGAAGGTTGCAGCGGCAGAAGCAATTGCCTCGCTCATTCCTGAAGAAGCGCTACACGAAGAATATGTTATTCCTGCACCATTTGATCCTCGAGTCGCACCAATTGTTGCGGCAAGTGTGGCAAAAGCAGCAATTAAATCTGGTGTAGCAAGACTCAATGTTGATCCCGAAAGTGTGGCAGAAAGAACACGTACGCTAGCTAGTTTGGAAGAAAATTAA
- the pfkA gene encoding 6-phosphofructokinase: MKRIGVLTSGGDAPGMNAAIRAVVRKAIYHDVEVFGIKNGYQGLMEGNIEPMNVGSVGDIIQRGGTILFSARSDKFKTEEGQNLAIEQLNKYEIDGLIVIGGDGSFRGAQKLTAKGYPCIGVPGTIDNDIAGTDFTIGFDTALNTVIEAIDKIRDTATSHERTYIIEVMGRDAGDLALWAGLSGGAESIIIPEKKDDFNEVIDRLKRGQERGKKHSIIVLAEGVGSGIEYGERIQEATNLETRVTVLGYIQRGGSPSAQDRVLASRLGAKAVEILINGKSGRMVGIENNELVDYDINDILSKKHELNKEMYQLSKELSI; the protein is encoded by the coding sequence ATAAAGAGAATTGGCGTTTTAACAAGCGGTGGCGATGCACCTGGAATGAATGCTGCTATTCGCGCAGTTGTTAGAAAAGCTATTTATCATGATGTAGAAGTATTTGGAATAAAAAATGGATATCAAGGACTAATGGAAGGCAATATAGAACCGATGAACGTAGGATCTGTTGGCGATATTATCCAACGGGGAGGGACTATTCTCTTCTCTGCTCGAAGCGATAAATTCAAAACAGAAGAAGGTCAAAATTTAGCGATCGAGCAATTAAATAAATATGAAATTGATGGATTAATCGTAATTGGCGGGGACGGAAGCTTCCGTGGTGCACAGAAGTTAACTGCCAAGGGCTATCCATGTATTGGAGTTCCGGGAACAATTGATAATGATATTGCTGGAACAGATTTCACCATTGGTTTTGATACTGCATTAAACACAGTCATCGAAGCAATCGACAAAATTCGCGATACAGCGACATCTCACGAACGTACGTATATCATTGAAGTAATGGGGAGAGATGCAGGGGATCTTGCACTATGGGCAGGATTGTCAGGTGGTGCTGAAAGCATCATTATTCCTGAAAAAAAGGATGATTTCAACGAAGTAATTGATCGTCTAAAACGAGGACAGGAACGTGGCAAGAAGCACAGTATCATAGTGTTGGCAGAAGGCGTCGGCAGCGGGATTGAGTACGGAGAGCGCATTCAAGAGGCAACCAATCTAGAAACACGTGTAACCGTACTAGGATACATACAACGCGGAGGCTCACCTTCTGCACAGGATCGTGTCTTAGCGAGTCGTTTAGGCGCGAAAGCTGTCGAAATTTTGATAAACGGGAAGTCTGGAAGAATGGTCGGCATTGAAAATAATGAGCTTGTCGATTATGATATAAATGATATTTTGTCGAAAAAACACGAACTTAACAAAGAAATGTATCAACTCTCTAAAGAACTATCTATTTAA
- a CDS encoding FadR/GntR family transcriptional regulator: MSLLPNQKVYQGVLNEIRSFIEKNKLNPGDKLPSERELSEKLQAGRSSIREALRALELLGLIETKAGEGTYLSTYRSFQTVELLSSFILQESNTREDLFLSKRIIEKEAAKLAFDRFTDSDFVEINRIIDLTYNHPNDRHVAFFNFIFMKTENLLLTRIWQLMEEFSHTIKKDAYNPSFYRKLVELYTERHYAAIENLFNKLESL, translated from the coding sequence ATGTCACTATTACCGAATCAGAAGGTTTATCAAGGAGTACTAAATGAAATCCGTAGCTTTATAGAGAAAAACAAGTTAAATCCGGGAGACAAGCTTCCATCGGAGCGCGAGCTATCGGAGAAGCTGCAGGCAGGCAGATCGTCGATACGCGAAGCATTGCGAGCACTTGAATTGCTTGGTTTAATTGAAACGAAGGCCGGTGAGGGTACTTATTTGAGTACATATCGTTCGTTTCAAACCGTTGAACTTTTATCATCTTTTATTTTACAGGAAAGCAATACGAGAGAAGATTTGTTTTTATCGAAGCGAATTATTGAGAAGGAAGCAGCGAAACTTGCTTTCGATCGGTTTACGGATTCAGATTTTGTAGAAATAAATCGAATCATTGATTTAACTTATAATCATCCTAATGATCGCCATGTCGCTTTTTTTAACTTTATTTTTATGAAGACGGAGAATTTATTATTAACGCGAATATGGCAGTTAATGGAAGAATTTTCACATACGATTAAAAAGGACGCATACAATCCATCATTTTATCGGAAGCTTGTGGAACTATATACTGAGCGTCATTATGCAGCGATTGAGAATTTATTTAACAAATTAGAAAGTTTATAG
- the accD gene encoding acetyl-CoA carboxylase, carboxyltransferase subunit beta — MAKFMFSKRKKYATIPSEHSKVDVPEGLMQKCDKCHKIFYRKEMKKTLNVCPNCGYHHPLKAWDRIESLFDEGTFKEWDKQLTSVNPLNFPGYEEKIKKDQQKTGLNEGIITGEGLINGQATSVAVMDSSFRMGSMGSAIGEKIARAIENAREASLPFIIFTASGGARMQEGVLSLMQMAKTSVAIKRFSDSGGLMISIMTHPTTGGVSASFASLGDYNFAEPGALIGFAGRRIIEQTIREKLPEDFQTAEFQLKHGQLDRIVPRDEMKDLLTTLLEMHQKGRNEA; from the coding sequence TTGGCTAAATTTATGTTTAGCAAGCGTAAGAAATACGCAACGATACCGAGCGAACATAGCAAGGTAGATGTTCCTGAAGGTTTAATGCAAAAGTGTGATAAATGTCATAAAATATTTTACCGTAAAGAAATGAAGAAAACATTAAATGTTTGCCCGAACTGTGGCTATCATCACCCATTAAAGGCATGGGATCGAATTGAAAGTTTATTTGATGAAGGTACGTTCAAGGAATGGGATAAGCAATTAACATCCGTCAACCCGCTTAATTTTCCAGGGTATGAAGAAAAGATTAAGAAGGATCAGCAGAAAACGGGATTAAATGAAGGAATCATTACAGGTGAAGGTCTGATTAATGGACAAGCTACTTCAGTTGCTGTAATGGACTCTTCCTTCCGCATGGGGAGTATGGGCTCGGCGATTGGCGAGAAAATTGCGAGAGCGATTGAAAATGCAAGAGAAGCTTCATTGCCGTTCATTATTTTCACTGCATCTGGTGGTGCAAGAATGCAGGAAGGTGTTTTGAGTTTAATGCAAATGGCGAAGACGTCAGTTGCTATTAAACGCTTCAGTGATAGTGGTGGACTAATGATTTCAATTATGACCCATCCAACAACTGGCGGAGTTTCTGCGAGTTTCGCATCACTCGGTGATTATAATTTCGCAGAACCTGGTGCATTGATCGGTTTTGCAGGTCGACGAATTATTGAACAGACCATTCGTGAAAAACTACCTGAAGATTTCCAAACTGCAGAATTTCAATTAAAGCATGGACAATTGGATCGAATTGTACCAAGAGATGAGATGAAAGACCTTCTTACAACGCTGCTTGAAATGCATCAGAAGGGTAGGAACGAAGCATGA